GAGGGAATGGAAAAGCTGAACGAGATGAAGAAGGCCCTTATGAATTACGTCGAATCCTCCCCTGTCCTCGGCATATGCCTCGGGATGCAGATGCTTCTCGACGTAGGCGAAGAGTACGGGATACACGAGGGCCTCGGGCTCGTTCCCGGAAGGGTGAAGCAGTTTCCGGAGAGAAAGGGGTACAAAATCCCTCATATGGGCTGGAATACTCTGAAGATCGTGAACGACGATCCGCTCTTCGAGGGAATCCCGGACAACAGCTATGTCTATTTCGTCCACTCGTATTATGCCGAAACAGAGGAGAAATACACTCTTACCTCGACGGATTATATCTGCAACTTTTCATCGTCAATACGGAATAAAAACGCCTGGGGAACGCAGTTTCACCCGGAAAAAAGCGGTGAGACCGGTTTGAAGATCCTTGAGAATTTTATCGGGATGCTTTGAGTTTTTAAATAATCATATTCATTTTTTTCAGGATTAAGAATCTATAAAGGCATTTCAATTCAGCAGGATTATTATCAAACACCTGTATATTTTTTAATATGAAGCGAACTGGTTTCGTGTTGGTTGCGGCGCTTATTTTAGTCGTTATTCTTCTTATTGCAGGTTTTGCTCAGACATATAACATATACGAAACGGGTCCGAAGACAACAACAGAAGTTCTGCTGGACCAGGAGAACGGAACATATATGAAAGTCATCCATGTTGTCGTCAGGGGAGGAACAGAAGAGGAGATAGGATATGAGCTGGGGAAAGTCGGTATCGAAGAGTTTAATTCGATTCTTCTGCCTTTCGACGATCCTGTCTACGGGGAGGAAAAAGAGCAGTATATCAAAGGCTATGATGAAGACCTGTACGGGCGGGTTCAGGGAGTAAAGCAGGCATATCAGCTCGGTGAAGACGATTACGGTTACGATGCCAGTTTCCCGTTATATGTCGGAGGTATCCCGTTATGTTCGGCGATTTACTTCCCTCCTGTTAGCACGGAAGACGGTCACGCAATTGCAGGCAGGAATATGGACTGGTACTATAATTCTGACCATGATGAATTTACAGATGTTACAGATCTTAGTCTGTTCACGAATGATACGGATATCAATGACGAAAAATTCGATGAACTCCTGGCAGATAGGATAGGAACACTTGCCCACGTCGCAGAGATCTATCCCGATGAAGGTTATGCCACCCTGGTAATAGGAACCATGGACCTTCTTACAGGGGTTGTCGACGGGTTAAACGAAAAGGGGT
Above is a window of Methanolacinia paynteri DNA encoding:
- the hisH gene encoding imidazole glycerol phosphate synthase subunit HisH encodes the protein MTQVAILDYGLGNLRSVKKGVEKAGASVFITSDVEEMATADGVVLPGVGAFSEGMEKLNEMKKALMNYVESSPVLGICLGMQMLLDVGEEYGIHEGLGLVPGRVKQFPERKGYKIPHMGWNTLKIVNDDPLFEGIPDNSYVYFVHSYYAETEEKYTLTSTDYICNFSSSIRNKNAWGTQFHPEKSGETGLKILENFIGML
- a CDS encoding linear amide C-N hydrolase, whose product is MKRTGFVLVAALILVVILLIAGFAQTYNIYETGPKTTTEVLLDQENGTYMKVIHVVVRGGTEEEIGYELGKVGIEEFNSILLPFDDPVYGEEKEQYIKGYDEDLYGRVQGVKQAYQLGEDDYGYDASFPLYVGGIPLCSAIYFPPVSTEDGHAIAGRNMDWYYNSDHDEFTDVTDLSLFTNDTDINDEKFDELLADRIGTLAHVAEIYPDEGYATLVIGTMDLLTGVVDGLNEKGLYVASLQDGDTYTDAFSDLAGFTTTRLNYMQVLGSILEHCANVEEAKQMLTESQVIMPFMGVHFLICDDSGAATIAEYDNESHELIFTDYQDTAVPLTNYAVYLKPDISQYPPENPNNAHDDYLRSAKLHDYISDHEEAFTTDDAWDAMEMVEANADLSPEEILAGENETDRLLWTVVTDLTGRSMTVKFFLKDGPINNETYRTHDLVLSEPFTFKLER